One Hermetia illucens chromosome 4, iHerIll2.2.curated.20191125, whole genome shotgun sequence DNA segment encodes these proteins:
- the LOC119654424 gene encoding lysophospholipase-like protein 1 encodes MISAGMKLIMKTIAPVGRKHTATVIFFHGSGDTGHNLVEWVRFLLRKDMEFSHIKVMYPTAPVQRYTPLDGELSNVWFDRASISIDAKESRQSLESIYETANELIKNEIDEGIPASRIVVGGFSMGGALAMHIGYHVNTEIAGVFACSSFLNRGSIVYDSLANRKSPNSPLPELLMFHGDRDSLVPAEWGEETFNELKKLGVNGDFHLLKNAMHELKAKQMMQLQEWINRILPEYSSGVENKL; translated from the exons ATGATATCCGCCGGAATGAAGCTAATCATGAAAACAATCGCTCCTGTGGGAAGGAAGCATACAGCAACCGTGATATTCTTCCATGGCTCAG GTGACACTGGACACAATTTAGTCGAATGGGTTAGGTTCCTTCTCAGGAAGGACATGGAGTTTTCACATATAAAAGTGATGTACCCGACAGCCCCTGTGCAACGCTATACACCTTTGGACGGCGAG CTGTCCAATGTATGGTTTGACAGAGCCTCAATATCCATAGATGCTAAAGAAAGTCGACAATCCCTAGAGTCTATTTACGAGACTGCCAACGAGCTTATCAAAAATGAAATTGACGAGGGTATCCCTGCGAGCAGAATAGTTGTCGGTGGATTTTCAATGGGCGGCGCGTTGGCTATGCATATCGGCTATCATGTGAATACAGAAATTGCTGGCGTTTTTGCCTGCTCTTCATTTTTGAACAGAGGAAGTATTGTGTACGACTCCCTGGCAAATAGGAAAAGTCCAAACAGTCCCTTACCTGAGTTGCTCATGTTTCATGGTGACCGCGATTCTTTAGTACCTGCGGAATGGGGCGAGGAGACGTTTAATGAGCTGAAAAAGTTAGGGGTGAATGGAGATTTTCATTTGTTAAAAAATGCAATGCATGAGCTGAAGGCGAAACAGATGATGCAATTGCAGGAGTGGATTAATAGGATTTTACCAGAGTATTCAAGTGGGGTAGAAAACAAGCTGTGA